A genomic region of Desulfosarcina ovata subsp. ovata contains the following coding sequences:
- a CDS encoding FAD binding domain-containing protein produces MILPDFEYRKAETVADAIGLYNEFNGKVSYLAGGTDLMPLLKYRLSTPAAVIDLKGIIDLSAVTAQDGWVTIGANVTLFALKQNQTIQDYFPVLYQSLEATACETLQMRGTIGGNLLQDTRCIEYNKSNDWRVARGFCLKMGGKTCNVVPGARVCLSNYCSDNALSLISLSATVRIEGPKGERSIPLEKIFSGKGGKPFALEPGEILTHIRIPMDKSKGAYEKLRVRKSIDYPLVAVAACVKGDHARICVGGIGPAPLVYDLTGLDADRIVDASRGTYADAKAVRNTTLSPEYRKRMAGVLFRKAVNRALKEEE; encoded by the coding sequence ATGATCCTGCCTGATTTTGAGTATAGGAAAGCCGAGACGGTTGCCGATGCCATCGGCCTTTACAATGAATTCAACGGGAAGGTGAGTTATCTGGCCGGTGGTACCGATCTGATGCCCCTGCTCAAGTATCGGTTGTCGACACCGGCGGCGGTCATCGACCTCAAGGGCATCATTGATCTCAGCGCCGTCACCGCTCAGGACGGATGGGTGACCATCGGAGCCAATGTCACGCTCTTTGCCCTCAAACAGAATCAAACCATACAGGACTATTTCCCGGTCCTTTACCAGTCGCTGGAAGCCACGGCCTGTGAAACCCTTCAGATGCGGGGGACCATCGGCGGCAATCTTCTCCAGGATACCCGCTGCATTGAGTACAACAAATCCAATGACTGGCGGGTTGCCCGAGGCTTTTGTCTGAAGATGGGCGGCAAGACATGCAATGTGGTGCCCGGCGCCCGGGTCTGTCTGTCCAACTATTGCAGCGATAACGCGTTGTCATTGATTTCACTGTCGGCGACGGTGAGAATCGAGGGGCCTAAGGGCGAACGATCCATACCGCTGGAAAAAATCTTCAGCGGCAAGGGCGGCAAGCCCTTTGCTCTCGAACCCGGAGAGATTCTCACCCACATCCGCATTCCCATGGACAAGTCCAAAGGCGCATATGAAAAATTGCGGGTCCGAAAATCCATCGACTATCCCCTGGTGGCGGTGGCGGCCTGTGTAAAAGGAGACCATGCCCGGATCTGTGTGGGCGGCATCGGGCCGGCGCCCCTGGTCTATGACCTGACGGGCTTGGATGCAGATCGTATCGTCGATGCGTCCCGCGGTACCTATGCCGACGCAAAGGCGGTGAGAAATACCACGCTTTCCCCTGAATACCGGAAGAGAATGGCGGGGGTATTGTTTCGAAAAGCAGTCAATCGAGCGCTGAAGGAGGAAGAATAA
- a CDS encoding (2Fe-2S)-binding protein, with protein METVTVTLKINNETTTLQVKPNETLLETLRERLDLTGAKESCGMGACGACTVEVNGMPLRSCIALTAEMDGAEINTIEGLGEEKKLHPLQESFMEEGAVQCGFCTSGMIMTAKTLLDRNAAPTKEEIIKALSSNVCRCTGYKKIVTAVEQAATK; from the coding sequence ATGGAAACGGTGACCGTTACCTTGAAAATAAATAATGAGACCACCACACTCCAGGTGAAACCCAACGAGACGCTCCTTGAAACCCTTCGCGAACGGCTCGATCTTACCGGGGCCAAAGAGTCCTGCGGCATGGGTGCCTGCGGTGCCTGCACCGTGGAGGTGAACGGCATGCCGCTGCGGTCATGCATTGCGCTGACCGCAGAAATGGATGGCGCCGAGATAAACACCATTGAGGGGTTGGGAGAAGAAAAAAAGCTTCATCCGCTTCAGGAATCATTTATGGAAGAAGGTGCCGTTCAGTGCGGCTTTTGCACCTCCGGGATGATCATGACGGCCAAAACGCTTCTGGACAGAAACGCTGCGCCCACCAAGGAAGAGATCATCAAGGCGCTCTCTTCCAATGTCTGCCGGTGTACCGGATACAAAAAAATCGTCACGGCCGTCGAGCAGGCGGCCACCAAGTAA
- a CDS encoding VOC family protein, producing the protein MKFEKIDHLCFAVKSLAQTKKVYEDDFGIVPDYEYEAPSEKVRVARYCIGEVGVEFMEATAPDSEVATFIEEKGEGFFLISYKVDDLDKAMDELKAKSVSLIDSRPRELCGNRYAFVHHPRELNGVLTELLDGEFDVNT; encoded by the coding sequence ATGAAGTTTGAAAAGATCGACCATCTCTGTTTTGCGGTAAAAAGCCTTGCTCAGACCAAGAAAGTTTACGAGGACGATTTTGGTATTGTTCCGGACTATGAATACGAGGCACCGTCGGAAAAGGTCAGGGTCGCGCGGTACTGCATCGGTGAGGTGGGTGTGGAATTCATGGAAGCCACCGCCCCTGACAGCGAAGTGGCGACCTTTATCGAAGAAAAAGGCGAAGGCTTTTTTCTCATCTCCTACAAGGTGGATGACCTTGACAAGGCAATGGACGAACTTAAGGCCAAATCCGTGTCGCTCATCGACAGCCGTCCGCGTGAGCTTTGCGGAAACCGATACGCGTTCGTCCACCACCCGCGCGAACTGAACGGTGTGTTGACCGAGCTTCTGGACGGAGAATTTGACGTGAACACGTAA
- a CDS encoding saccharopine dehydrogenase family protein, producing the protein MRVLILGGVGNMGQGVARDLVKQKPVTHIVLTSLHPDPARLSAKLRENEKTSMIKMDVNDHEGMVNAFKDVDVVVNAAGPFYKTAVPVATAAVEARVNYIDICDDYEGTQILFDSEIDQMAKDAGITVLTGMGSDPGTNNILVKWYADRLDTVEAIYLYWVVSVAELQGAAWDHSLHMTLGKIPQYIDGKLVHVEGGAGVVEEQFLEPLGTCHLRYVGHPQPLTLPKYIKGVKNVIIKGALIPSWVDEMIKEQKETGFLGTEPIDVKGTQITPYDLALKLWEKIPEGRDNGPQSSGLKVIVKGDRGGKKVTYTADMVGRMAPGTGIPASIAALMMAAGDVTAKGVVAPEGCIDPDKFLGAFLSRGARIHQTEHIASMFELNS; encoded by the coding sequence ATGCGAGTATTAATTCTCGGTGGGGTCGGCAATATGGGGCAGGGTGTTGCAAGGGATCTGGTCAAACAGAAACCGGTCACTCACATCGTCTTGACAAGCTTGCATCCGGATCCTGCACGGCTTTCCGCCAAGTTAAGAGAAAATGAGAAGACATCGATGATCAAGATGGATGTCAATGATCACGAGGGTATGGTCAACGCCTTCAAGGACGTAGATGTGGTCGTCAATGCGGCCGGGCCCTTTTATAAAACGGCCGTTCCGGTGGCCACGGCCGCCGTTGAGGCACGCGTCAATTACATCGATATCTGCGATGATTATGAAGGCACACAGATTCTGTTCGACTCAGAAATCGATCAGATGGCCAAAGACGCCGGTATTACCGTGCTGACCGGAATGGGAAGCGATCCGGGAACCAACAATATACTTGTGAAATGGTATGCGGACAGGCTCGACACGGTAGAAGCCATCTACCTTTACTGGGTGGTCAGCGTAGCGGAACTCCAGGGCGCGGCCTGGGATCACAGCCTGCATATGACGCTCGGTAAAATTCCGCAGTATATCGATGGAAAACTGGTGCACGTCGAAGGCGGAGCCGGTGTGGTCGAAGAGCAGTTTCTGGAGCCTCTGGGCACTTGCCATCTTCGCTATGTGGGGCACCCGCAGCCCTTAACCCTTCCAAAATATATCAAGGGCGTTAAAAATGTCATTATCAAAGGCGCGTTGATCCCCTCCTGGGTGGATGAAATGATTAAAGAACAGAAAGAAACCGGTTTTTTGGGGACCGAGCCGATTGATGTGAAGGGCACCCAAATCACACCCTACGACCTTGCACTGAAACTCTGGGAAAAAATTCCCGAAGGAAGAGATAACGGTCCCCAGTCCTCGGGGCTGAAAGTCATCGTTAAAGGCGATCGGGGCGGGAAAAAGGTGACCTATACGGCCGATATGGTCGGCAGGATGGCGCCGGGCACCGGCATTCCGGCTTCCATCGCCGCGTTGATGATGGCTGCCGGCGATGTGACGGCCAAAGGTGTGGTGGCGCCGGAAGGCTGCATCGATCCCGACAAATTTTTAGGTGCTTTTTTAAGCCGAGGCGCCCGCATTCATCAGACCGAACACATCGCGTCCATGTTTGAACTTAATAGTTAA
- a CDS encoding aspartate aminotransferase family protein, giving the protein MKLAEKLNISNSQALFEEALTLIPGGVLGARKPTDFIDGEYPIFLESGNGCRLMDVDGNEYIDFLCGYGPIILGYREPEIDDAVYAQIRDKGFCFTLSQKYQNLLAKKLKELVPSSEMSIFLKTGSDATTAAIRIARAHTNKLKVMRCGYHGWHDWCVEMKGGIPAKFYEDVFEFQYNRLDQLEALMAVHGQDTAAIIMTPFGHPNHQKMQTPAPGFLEGVRDLADRYGAVLVYDEIRTGFRLSMGGAQKRYGVTPDLSVLGKAIANGYPISVVTGKQEVMMAAAHKLFISSTFFPNSEAFVAALKTIEILERDHVLEDIWEKGEKFMAAIQALMDKHQVGAELTGVAPMFYITFEKDDAGAYKNKRNDFYTQLIRKGFFFTPHHHAYISYRHTQADLDLALTAIDESLVFVKEKYS; this is encoded by the coding sequence ATGAAATTGGCTGAGAAATTAAATATCAGTAACAGTCAGGCCTTGTTCGAAGAAGCCCTTACGCTCATTCCGGGCGGTGTGCTCGGGGCCAGAAAGCCTACTGACTTTATTGATGGCGAATACCCGATTTTTTTGGAAAGCGGAAACGGTTGCCGGTTGATGGATGTGGACGGCAATGAGTATATCGATTTTTTATGCGGCTACGGCCCGATTATTTTGGGATACCGGGAACCGGAAATCGACGATGCCGTCTATGCGCAAATCCGGGATAAGGGCTTCTGTTTTACGCTCAGCCAGAAATATCAGAATCTTCTGGCCAAAAAGCTCAAGGAACTCGTGCCGTCTTCGGAGATGAGCATTTTTCTGAAGACCGGATCGGACGCCACGACCGCCGCGATTCGTATTGCCCGGGCGCATACCAACAAGCTCAAGGTGATGCGCTGCGGATATCATGGCTGGCATGATTGGTGTGTAGAAATGAAAGGAGGAATCCCCGCTAAATTCTATGAAGATGTATTTGAGTTCCAATACAACCGATTGGATCAACTTGAAGCGTTGATGGCCGTCCACGGCCAGGATACGGCGGCGATCATCATGACGCCTTTCGGCCATCCCAATCACCAGAAAATGCAGACGCCCGCTCCAGGATTTCTTGAGGGTGTCCGCGACCTGGCGGACCGGTACGGTGCCGTACTGGTTTACGACGAGATTCGCACGGGGTTCCGGTTGTCCATGGGGGGGGCGCAAAAGCGCTACGGGGTGACACCGGACTTAAGTGTCTTGGGCAAGGCGATCGCCAATGGATACCCGATTTCGGTGGTGACCGGAAAACAAGAGGTCATGATGGCGGCGGCGCACAAGCTGTTCATTTCCTCAACCTTTTTCCCGAACAGCGAAGCATTTGTCGCCGCACTCAAGACCATAGAAATTCTAGAGCGCGACCATGTGCTGGAAGATATCTGGGAAAAGGGTGAGAAATTCATGGCGGCCATTCAGGCCCTGATGGATAAGCATCAGGTGGGCGCCGAACTGACCGGTGTCGCCCCCATGTTTTACATTACCTTTGAAAAGGATGACGCCGGGGCGTACAAAAATAAGCGCAACGATTTTTATACGCAGTTGATTCGAAAAGGTTTCTTTTTCACCCCCCACCATCATGCCTATATTTCCTATCGACACACGCAGGCGGATCTTGATTTGGCTTTGACTGCCATTGATGAGTCGTTGGTTTTCGTCAAGGAAAAATACAGCTGA
- a CDS encoding alpha/beta fold hydrolase: MKMGAMMAQQMILRGFVNTPKGQIHYAEAGQGEPVLLLHQTPRSWTEYREVLPILGQRYRAIAMDTVGFGDSYRTSEKASIEHYAAGVIDFLDAMEIKRTSLVGHHTGGAIAVELAATWPQRVNKLILSSCPYTDEEDREIRKTRPPIDDVAFSPDGSHLIELWNKRRAFYPQDRPDLIASFVLDALTVLDRIEEGHNAVNRYKMEEKTRLITAPTLIMTGTEDPASYPRMEPLSKAIRGSVSVEVKGGMVPMPEQMPEVFSQCVIDFLG, encoded by the coding sequence ATGAAAATGGGAGCAATGATGGCGCAACAAATGATTCTTCGCGGATTTGTAAACACACCCAAGGGGCAGATTCATTACGCCGAAGCGGGGCAAGGCGAACCTGTCCTTTTACTTCATCAGACTCCGCGGTCATGGACCGAGTACCGTGAAGTACTGCCTATTTTGGGGCAGCGATACCGGGCCATCGCCATGGACACGGTTGGTTTTGGAGATTCTTATCGAACTTCGGAAAAGGCCAGCATCGAACATTATGCCGCAGGGGTGATCGATTTTCTGGATGCCATGGAAATCAAACGGACCTCCCTGGTGGGGCACCACACCGGCGGGGCCATCGCGGTGGAACTGGCAGCCACTTGGCCGCAACGGGTCAACAAGCTGATTCTGTCTTCCTGCCCATATACGGATGAGGAGGATCGGGAAATACGAAAAACCCGACCGCCGATTGACGACGTTGCCTTCTCGCCCGACGGCTCCCATCTCATTGAACTCTGGAATAAGCGGAGGGCGTTTTATCCGCAAGACCGCCCCGATCTGATAGCGAGTTTTGTGTTGGATGCCTTAACGGTGCTGGATCGGATTGAGGAAGGACACAATGCGGTGAACAGATACAAGATGGAGGAAAAAACCCGATTGATAACGGCGCCCACGCTGATTATGACCGGGACCGAGGACCCGGCGTCCTATCCCCGTATGGAACCGCTTTCCAAAGCGATCCGGGGAAGCGTTTCCGTAGAAGTAAAAGGGGGCATGGTGCCGATGCCGGAGCAGATGCCTGAAGTCTTTTCACAATGTGTAATCGATTTCCTGGGATGA
- a CDS encoding aspartate/glutamate racemase family protein, with protein MYGSRARIGLIVPSSNTVCEPEMARLAPDNVAVYASRILFTPTIEGLKDMKNHVHRSAKELSSEGICQLIAFCCTVGSMIGGAGYDGDLARMIHEASSTVSVTTTTAVKAALSSLNVKRVAMATPYTRQTNEIEKKIMQIMGYEVTDIVGYHDHLEPEALENDMIGRLQPEEAYKLAKAVNGSINEAIFISCTNFRAIEIIDQLEQETGKPVITSNQVTMWHSLRSLGIMDSLEGYGRLFREN; from the coding sequence ATGTATGGATCAAGAGCGCGAATCGGACTGATTGTCCCTTCCAGCAACACGGTTTGTGAACCTGAAATGGCAAGGCTGGCACCGGACAACGTGGCGGTCTATGCGTCACGGATCCTTTTTACACCCACCATCGAAGGGCTCAAGGATATGAAGAACCACGTCCATCGGTCCGCAAAGGAGCTTTCATCCGAAGGTATCTGTCAACTGATCGCATTTTGCTGCACTGTCGGGAGCATGATCGGCGGCGCGGGGTACGACGGGGACCTCGCCAGGATGATCCATGAGGCCTCATCCACAGTATCCGTTACAACGACGACAGCGGTAAAAGCAGCCCTTTCCAGCCTCAACGTGAAGCGTGTGGCCATGGCCACCCCTTATACGCGCCAGACCAATGAAATTGAAAAAAAAATAATGCAAATCATGGGGTACGAGGTTACGGACATTGTTGGCTACCATGACCATCTTGAACCGGAAGCATTAGAAAACGATATGATCGGAAGGCTGCAGCCGGAAGAAGCCTACAAACTCGCCAAAGCGGTCAACGGGTCCATAAATGAGGCCATATTCATAAGCTGTACCAATTTCCGGGCGATCGAAATCATCGATCAGCTGGAACAGGAAACCGGCAAGCCCGTTATCACCAGCAACCAGGTAACCATGTGGCACAGCCTGCGTTCCCTGGGCATCATGGATTCCCTGGAGGGTTATGGCAGGCTTTTTAGGGAAAATTAG
- a CDS encoding hydantoinase/oxoprolinase family protein: MRIGIDVGGTFTDVVLVDNRTGIFQYTKTPTTHFDLAEGVLTGLRDILKMANVPIGDVDYIIHGTTIGTNAIVEGGGARVGLITTKGFEDVLEIRRVARPKEAAFDFGADNPPPLIPRFLRKGVTERIDSQGNVTVPLVEEDVRAVCAYFREQQVDALVVSLLFSFLNPAHEKKIAEISREILDGIPVSLSSEICPEFREYERTCTTVMNGYLGPVIRDYMNNLTKRLSSEFGELTLHIMQSNGGTMTAEAAKDHSSHLINSGPAGGAIAAAFVSRLTGNEMAVGADMGGTTFDISIIDHNLPKTTTWGGVTNYPIKLPMVDLKTIGAGGGSIAWVDEGGVLNVGPKSAGSDPGPAGYGWGGTLPTVSDANLVLGRLNPKYFLGGKLPLYPEKARAAIEAYVARPMNLSVEEAAAGIIRIVNANMAKGISGNSVERGYDLREFALITMGGAAALHAAEIARDLSMARVIVPAMSGNFSAVGMVVADIQHDYVRTYASKRRNIDPKNLLDQFKDMEAEGKKQLKEENVTEDRIEITWSADLRYEGQSWELNTPISTSENLTEQDISKIVNDFHALHQQVYSYSEPEAVVEFINLRVRMKGKNPPLSLTHESKQGLSVEDSKKVMRPVYFEGKGWEEVPVYERELLPAGAAVRGPCIIEETISTALVPHGFTGSIDGYRNLIIEQENRG; this comes from the coding sequence ATGAGGATCGGTATTGATGTAGGTGGAACATTTACGGACGTCGTATTAGTCGACAATCGAACAGGTATTTTTCAGTATACAAAAACCCCGACGACCCATTTTGATTTGGCGGAAGGTGTTCTCACCGGCCTGAGAGACATCCTGAAAATGGCCAACGTTCCCATTGGTGATGTGGATTACATCATTCACGGTACCACCATTGGTACCAATGCCATTGTGGAGGGAGGCGGTGCCCGTGTGGGCCTTATCACGACCAAAGGGTTTGAAGACGTATTGGAAATCAGACGTGTCGCAAGGCCCAAGGAGGCGGCCTTTGATTTTGGCGCGGACAATCCCCCGCCTCTGATTCCCCGGTTTTTACGAAAGGGGGTCACGGAACGGATCGACAGCCAGGGGAACGTTACGGTGCCACTCGTAGAAGAAGACGTCAGGGCGGTGTGTGCTTATTTTCGGGAGCAACAGGTGGATGCCCTGGTGGTATCCCTGCTCTTCTCTTTCCTGAACCCCGCCCATGAAAAAAAGATTGCCGAGATCAGCAGGGAGATCCTGGACGGCATTCCGGTATCCCTGTCTTCAGAGATCTGTCCGGAATTTCGTGAATACGAAAGAACCTGTACCACCGTGATGAACGGATATCTCGGGCCGGTTATCCGGGATTACATGAACAATCTTACCAAACGGCTTTCCAGTGAGTTCGGAGAACTGACGCTGCATATCATGCAGAGCAACGGTGGCACCATGACCGCCGAGGCGGCCAAGGATCATTCCTCCCATCTTATCAACTCGGGTCCTGCCGGCGGTGCGATCGCAGCGGCGTTCGTGAGCCGCTTGACCGGAAACGAGATGGCGGTCGGCGCGGACATGGGAGGGACGACGTTTGATATTTCGATCATCGACCACAACCTCCCCAAAACCACCACATGGGGCGGTGTTACGAACTATCCCATCAAGCTTCCCATGGTGGACCTCAAGACCATCGGCGCGGGAGGGGGGAGTATTGCCTGGGTGGATGAGGGGGGTGTCCTCAATGTCGGCCCCAAGAGTGCGGGATCGGACCCGGGCCCGGCCGGTTATGGCTGGGGCGGAACACTGCCGACCGTATCCGATGCCAACCTTGTACTGGGCCGGCTGAACCCAAAGTATTTCCTGGGCGGCAAACTTCCCCTTTATCCTGAAAAGGCAAGGGCTGCCATTGAGGCGTATGTGGCCCGACCCATGAACCTGAGTGTGGAAGAGGCCGCAGCGGGAATCATTCGTATTGTCAACGCCAACATGGCCAAGGGCATCAGCGGCAACTCCGTTGAAAGGGGGTATGACCTCAGGGAGTTCGCCTTGATTACCATGGGCGGGGCGGCCGCCCTGCATGCAGCGGAAATTGCCAGGGATTTAAGTATGGCCCGGGTCATTGTCCCCGCCATGAGCGGGAATTTTTCGGCCGTGGGCATGGTGGTGGCCGATATCCAGCATGACTATGTGCGCACCTATGCCTCGAAGCGCCGGAATATCGATCCTAAAAATCTGCTGGATCAGTTCAAGGATATGGAGGCCGAGGGGAAAAAACAGCTTAAAGAAGAGAACGTGACGGAAGACCGTATTGAAATCACCTGGTCCGCGGATTTGAGATATGAGGGGCAGTCGTGGGAACTGAATACGCCCATCTCAACTTCCGAAAACCTGACAGAACAGGATATTTCAAAGATCGTTAATGATTTTCATGCGCTTCATCAACAGGTCTACTCCTATTCCGAGCCTGAAGCGGTGGTGGAATTCATCAATCTCCGTGTGAGGATGAAAGGCAAGAACCCCCCGCTTTCCCTGACGCATGAATCCAAACAAGGGTTGTCTGTTGAAGATAGCAAAAAGGTCATGCGACCGGTCTACTTCGAGGGCAAGGGGTGGGAGGAGGTCCCGGTGTATGAACGGGAGTTGCTGCCTGCAGGTGCCGCTGTCCGCGGTCCTTGCATCATCGAGGAGACCATTTCCACGGCCCTTGTTCCGCATGGATTCACAGGCAGCATCGATGGTTACCGGAACCTTATCATAGAGCAGGAAAATCGAGGATAG
- a CDS encoding hydantoinase B/oxoprolinase family protein: protein MPFKSDPITMQVIRYGLEAVADDMGYNLMRMGRTTIVKEIMDINCGVLDADGGILAQAHLCPLMMFSLPTSAAQMIERLDRIEEGDVIISNDPYLGGQHLLDVQFFSPVIVDGERVGFVANIAHQLDMGGAVPGGVAGGLTEIYQEGLRIPFVKLYRAGKEDDQIFNFISANIRIPEKTIEDFRAQAATTVVGVKRVKELVRKYGVDVFHDCTRMLTEYSEGIVRRFLADLPDGTYTGVDYLDDDGQVDEPVKVQVNVHIKGDQMNVDFDGSSHQTKGNVNCPWACSQGGIFYTMVGIIDPDIPLNSGTFNPIQVTSQKGLITNPLPPAGVTARSQTMTKITEAMLRAMSEVVPDRVVAGSHGQACTNSFSGINPMTGNRFQYIEIQGGGAGARPTKDGPDGQDLHLGRFMNTPVEAAELENPVTIERYEFIPDSGGPGKFRGGLSLRRDIRFHTDATWARYSDRQKFKPQGLFGGMEGAMGRLILNPGTDQETACRSKGVDTIRSEDVLSIQLPGSGGYGPPAERDAEAVRLDVINGKVSKASAEKDYKVCFTDDMHVDAHATNTLRINSKT, encoded by the coding sequence ATGCCTTTTAAATCAGATCCTATTACCATGCAGGTCATACGCTACGGGCTGGAGGCGGTTGCCGACGATATGGGTTACAACCTGATGCGCATGGGGCGTACGACCATTGTCAAGGAAATCATGGACATCAACTGCGGCGTGTTGGATGCAGACGGCGGTATCCTGGCCCAGGCCCATCTTTGCCCGTTGATGATGTTCAGCCTCCCCACCTCGGCAGCCCAGATGATCGAACGCCTCGACCGGATCGAGGAGGGTGATGTGATCATCTCCAACGACCCCTATCTTGGGGGGCAGCATCTTCTTGACGTGCAGTTTTTTTCCCCGGTCATTGTTGATGGCGAGAGGGTCGGTTTTGTGGCCAACATCGCCCACCAGCTGGATATGGGAGGCGCCGTACCGGGTGGCGTCGCCGGCGGTCTCACCGAAATCTACCAGGAAGGCCTGCGCATTCCTTTTGTCAAACTCTACAGGGCCGGCAAAGAGGATGATCAGATCTTCAATTTTATCTCGGCCAATATACGCATTCCGGAAAAAACAATAGAGGACTTCAGGGCCCAGGCCGCCACCACCGTTGTGGGGGTCAAGCGGGTCAAGGAACTGGTTCGAAAATACGGAGTGGACGTGTTTCATGACTGCACCCGTATGCTGACCGAATACAGTGAGGGTATTGTTCGACGATTTTTGGCCGATCTTCCGGATGGGACTTACACGGGGGTGGACTATCTGGATGACGATGGGCAGGTGGATGAACCGGTCAAGGTTCAGGTGAATGTCCACATCAAAGGCGACCAAATGAATGTGGATTTCGATGGAAGCAGCCACCAGACCAAGGGAAATGTGAACTGCCCATGGGCCTGTTCGCAAGGGGGGATTTTCTACACCATGGTTGGCATCATCGATCCCGATATCCCACTGAATTCGGGGACCTTCAACCCGATCCAGGTCACCAGCCAAAAGGGATTGATCACAAATCCCCTGCCCCCCGCAGGGGTTACCGCCCGGAGCCAGACCATGACCAAGATTACCGAGGCCATGCTGCGGGCCATGAGCGAGGTGGTTCCCGATCGGGTCGTTGCCGGTAGCCATGGCCAGGCCTGTACGAACAGCTTTTCCGGGATAAATCCCATGACAGGCAATCGCTTCCAATACATCGAGATCCAGGGGGGCGGCGCCGGGGCCCGTCCCACCAAAGACGGACCGGACGGACAGGACCTCCACCTGGGCCGGTTCATGAATACACCGGTGGAGGCCGCTGAATTGGAAAACCCGGTCACCATCGAGCGTTACGAGTTTATTCCGGATTCCGGAGGCCCCGGTAAGTTCAGGGGGGGGCTGTCGCTTCGAAGAGACATCCGCTTTCATACGGATGCCACCTGGGCCCGTTACTCGGACCGCCAGAAATTCAAGCCCCAGGGACTTTTTGGCGGGATGGAAGGCGCCATGGGGCGTTTGATTCTCAATCCCGGAACGGATCAAGAGACCGCCTGCCGCTCCAAAGGGGTAGACACCATAAGGTCGGAAGACGTCCTTAGCATCCAACTCCCGGGCAGCGGAGGCTATGGCCCGCCCGCGGAACGGGATGCGGAAGCGGTTCGACTGGATGTGATCAACGGTAAAGTGAGCAAGGCGTCGGCAGAGAAGGATTACAAGGTTTGTTTCACGGACGATATGCACGTCGATGCTCATGCTACCAATACATTAAGAATAAATTCAAAAACGTAA
- the dctP gene encoding TRAP transporter substrate-binding protein DctP translates to MKRFVITLFAALILSCIFLQGPVWAKTKTLKAVSFLPKDHPMVQMVHVWVKRVNDQCGDQIKINWTGGPEVIGGFDQAEALRNKVVDLIFSPTSYYAPLMPEGNAFPLSKLTMEEERKPGGFYDFMVERHKKIGMMYIGTWLYDPFYLRIDHEIDSLDDLQGIKMRTSALYDRFMKKIGIVPVTVQFGEVFTALERGLVDGFGWAVLGPREWGWLEKCKYMIDIPFYTRQNTLFLMNLDVWNKLEKSVQDKIMDITIKFEPEMRDYFQKKIAEEFETYEQLGIKRIHFSPEDEKKFLDAAYGAEWEDLEKKVPDLVPTLKKLTGN, encoded by the coding sequence ATGAAGCGATTTGTCATCACACTGTTTGCGGCACTGATCCTGTCCTGCATTTTTCTTCAAGGGCCGGTATGGGCAAAAACCAAGACCCTGAAAGCGGTGAGTTTTCTGCCCAAGGATCACCCGATGGTACAAATGGTGCACGTCTGGGTGAAACGGGTGAACGATCAGTGCGGGGACCAGATCAAGATTAACTGGACCGGTGGACCCGAAGTTATCGGAGGCTTTGATCAGGCCGAAGCCTTGCGCAATAAGGTGGTTGACCTCATCTTCAGTCCCACGTCCTATTACGCGCCCCTGATGCCCGAAGGAAATGCTTTTCCGTTATCGAAGTTGACCATGGAAGAAGAACGGAAGCCCGGAGGGTTCTATGACTTTATGGTTGAGCGGCATAAGAAGATCGGAATGATGTATATCGGGACGTGGCTTTACGATCCTTTTTATCTGCGAATCGATCACGAGATCGACTCCCTTGACGACCTTCAGGGAATCAAGATGAGGACGTCCGCGCTTTACGATCGTTTCATGAAAAAGATAGGTATCGTTCCGGTGACGGTCCAGTTTGGGGAGGTCTTCACGGCACTTGAGAGGGGACTTGTGGATGGTTTTGGCTGGGCGGTCCTCGGACCGAGGGAATGGGGATGGCTTGAAAAATGTAAATATATGATCGACATTCCCTTTTACACCCGGCAAAATACCCTTTTTCTCATGAATCTGGATGTCTGGAATAAACTGGAGAAGTCGGTTCAAGACAAGATCATGGACATCACCATAAAATTTGAACCTGAGATGCGCGACTATTTTCAGAAAAAGATAGCCGAAGAGTTCGAAACGTACGAACAACTCGGAATAAAGAGGATCCATTTTTCTCCCGAAGACGAGAAAAAATTCTTAGATGCAGCTTACGGTGCCGAGTGGGAAGATTTGGAGAAAAAGGTACCGGACTTGGTCCCGACACTCAAGAAACTTACCGGGAACTAA